The following coding sequences lie in one Arachis ipaensis cultivar K30076 chromosome B05, Araip1.1, whole genome shotgun sequence genomic window:
- the LOC107643797 gene encoding lysine-rich arabinogalactan protein 19, whose protein sequence is MASTFWAVALASLCFQLVTINAQAPATAPSKLPPAAPTPKAATAPVVAASPPTISKPPVASKPPANVAPKPAPVTSPAPKVAPVSSPKVPPPQPPKASPVSAPTTPPPLPPPPVATPPPLPPPTISPTPVQAPPATAPTPLQRAPAPAPVSPPPALAPTPVIEPPTPAPAKHKKRRHRRKHKKHHAPAPAPTIVNKSPPAPPDSTADSDTAPAPAPGLNLNGSPSNYQHGRNIWATAGIAITILLAMTGFSS, encoded by the exons ATGGCTTCAACGTTCTGGGCAGTGGCTTTAGCAAGCCTCTGCTTCCAGCTAGTAACAATTAACGCACAAGCTCCAGCAACAGCGCCCTCAAAGCTGCCACCTGCAGCACCGACGCCGAAAGCAGCTACGGCACCTGTAGTGGCAGCTTCCCCTCCAACCATAAGCAAACCACCAGTGGCTAGCAAGCCTCCAGCAAATGTGGCTCCAAAACCTGCTCCTGTGACATCACCAGCCCCCAAGGTTGCACCTGTTTCGAGCCCAAAGGtgccaccaccacaaccaccaaAAGCTTCACCTGTCTCAGCTCCAACCACACCACCACCATTGCCGCCGCCGCCTGTTGCGACACCACCACCATTGCCACCACCAACAATATCCCCAACACCAGTCCAAGCACCACCAGCCACTGCACCTACGCCACTACAGAGAGCACCAGCACCCGCACCTGTTTCTCCCCCACCAGCACTAGCACCAACGCCTGTAATAGAACCACCAACACCAGCACCTGCCAAGCACAAGAAACGAAGGCACAGGCGCAAGCACAAAAAACATCATGCACCAGCTCCAGCACCAACAATTGTCAACAAGAGTCCCCCAGCACCACCGGATTCCACAGCAGATTCGGACACAGCACCAGCACCAGCACCGGGTCTGAATTTG AATGGATCACCATCAAACTATCAGCATGGGAGAAATATATGGGCAACGGCTGGAATTGCCATCACCATCTTGCTAGCTATGACAGGCTTCAGCTCATAG